One genomic segment of bacterium includes these proteins:
- a CDS encoding transposase, producing MFPPPAVTGRPARSARTVLNAIFWVLHSGAPWRDLPERDGPWQSIYHRFNAWRKDGTIDKLLARIIHES from the coding sequence ATGTTCCCGCCGCCCGCCGTCACCGGTCGCCCTGCCAGGTCGGCCCGGACAGTCTTGAACGCCATCTTCTGGGTTCTGCACAGCGGCGCACCCTGGCGCGATCTACCAGAACGCGATGGCCCGTGGCAGTCGATCTATCATCGCTTCAATGCCTGGCGAAAGGACGGTACGATTGACAAGCTCCTAGCCCGGATTATTCATGAATCTTAA